In Centropristis striata isolate RG_2023a ecotype Rhode Island chromosome 8, C.striata_1.0, whole genome shotgun sequence, the genomic window CCTCCCAGCCGTCTCCTCCCTTCAGGTCCTCCAGGTCATCAGGTGTGTCCAGTCTGCGGACTTCAAGATCCCGGTTCTCGTAGAGCAGCGTGGCCGCGCAGATGAAGATGAACAGCCCCACGCCCATGACCACAGGCCCAGCTAGCTTCATCCTGTCGATGGGGGTGACTGGGCCGCTAGTGACCCGCTTCGGTGGTGCAGATACGTAGCCCACCACCGCCACCGACATCCCCACCAAAACCACCATGACACCCAGCAGGAGCCACACACCTGGGCCAGAGCGCAGGTGCAGTTTGGTCTGAAGGGTCTTGCCTTTCCTCAGTTGCCTCTGGCATGCTGGGATGCAACCAGGTGAGGAGTGGGAGGAGGCGCGGCTGGAGACAGGACTGGTTGCCGTCATCCTCGGGCTTCAAACtgcacagaaagacagagagagacagagagagagagcagaaataGAAGTGACAAAGTGTTGCATGCAGCACCAGAGGGAGAGCACTGGGGGTGTTGGAGCGAAGATAGTTTACTCTGCATTACACACAACAGGAAATAGCTGCTTTAATAAGACATGTGGCTGAGTTAATGAGATGCCAACctctctgcagctcctccagtgTCTCTGTGGAGCCACACAGAGACTCTCCACTCTCCTGCAGCCCGCAGCTCCTCTGAACCCGGGCTGAACTGTTatcaaatcactcattcatcaTCAAGGGGATATAGAAATGACTGACCCCTTTCAGGACCTTGTGATTTCACCTCACAATCTCGCTGCAGTCATGAAAACAGAACCACACCACTACGGTTAATGTTCCAACTGAACTCATGATTTAATTCCCCTCGAAGCAGCGCTTGAACACAACGGGGGATTCAACAGGACGATGataaattgctgtttttaaagtgatttcACGCATGCATGTTTAATGTTATATATGTTAATTCATAGTGCTCGACTGCACTGTTGCTCACCACAGTATCCACTGCAGTTCACTGTCCGGTTACTTTAACGCAGTCAATATAACATCAGACTGGGTACTTGCCTTGTTTTGGAGGTAAATCCGAAGCAGAAACGGGCTCCTCGGcatcatcaaaataaataacCATGAGTTGCGTTATTCCTCCCACTCCTCCGTGTGTTCAATCCACACTTTCACTTGGAGTCCATctacgtttttaaaaaatccttttcTTGACTGTGTGATCCAGCCCAACAGCGGACACTGCGGAGCCTGAAATGAAGCTTTTATAGTAAATAACAGTCTTTTACTAAAAGTGGTGCAAAGCCGCTCTGCCTCCCTGTGTGTCCGCTCTGCTTGTGCGCCTCTGCAGCTTGTGTTTTGatttgtgtctgtatgtgtagaGGAGGGGTCGTGGGAATCTGAGGCTGGTCCAGGCCAGTCCCACGGTGAGCCCAGTTATTCTTAGTGATCACTATCCACCAATTGTTAGCAGAAACTGGGAAAATACTGAAGGAGCAGCCTgaaagatgaagagaaaatgtTAGCAGGTTGTATCTGCTgcacacattacatttttatgacttttatgCATTATGTACCATTTAAATTCATTCCGTCCCAGGCATCCATTATGGTTTCCATTAAATTATGCAGGATTATGTTGTGAAAACCAGTTAGCAGATGTTTGACTTTTGCTTAAAAGAAAACTGAAGTCAGTTTAAAGCAGCAacaaggagtttttaactggttatgaaacagtcaCAATTTAATATtgatgcctctatatgacctacataagcaaacgAGACTATCTGCaagaagatattttttaatgccTTTCCCTTGTTGTAACTGTCTCAGAGACagtttcatttttgtgtgtgtttattgtgtaaCTTCATAATCATTAAAGTTCATAAAGTCATTAAAAGgtgattaaaaatgcattaaatatggCGCTAAACTGGTTAAGAAATGTGCCTAAAgggaaatgaaaatgtttagttaaaaatgtattgccCTATATGTAAGGTTTTTACCACAGAATGTAACAGGGTCACAGT contains:
- the LOC131975695 gene encoding uncharacterized protein LOC131975695; its protein translation is MTATSPVSSRASSHSSPGCIPACQRQLRKGKTLQTKLHLRSGPGVWLLLGVMVVLVGMSVAVVGYVSAPPKRVTSGPVTPIDRMKLAGPVVMGVGLFIFICAATLLYENRDLEVRRLDTPDDLEDLKGGDGWEDSQEQPSFSCEEPWECKDGEQGTWAAPTHTLPLSNQNCGPPLHPPHRNSVSSSRESPPLCPDAGGRDREEEEEEGEKGRSTLLARVLHHQEPTPHPPSPCPSISHSVYSDSCNSSEINFNIRTSFPQN